The Mycolicibacterium monacense genome contains the following window.
CATCGAGATCGCGTCGATCCGCCGGTCCTCGAGAGGGACGTGCACGTTGAAGCCCGCGCAGGCGATCTTGAGCGCGGCCCACACGTGGGCGAAGACCGACGGCGCCACCCGCATGCGGTACCAGGGGCTGGCGACCACCGCGTCGTAGATCGTCAGCGCGGAACTGCGGTGTTCGACCTCCTCGACGAAGTGCCACAGGAACAGCGAGGCCACCCGGTCGTCGCCCGGGGCGAACAGGGTGGCGTCGTTGTCGAGCATCAGTTTGAACGCCGGGGTGAAGGTGGCCTCGAGATCGGCGGTGTAGGCGAGCCGGTACTCGAGGGGGGTGTTGGCCGTCAGGTCGTCGTAGGAGGCGATCACCTCGTCGAGGGTCTGCTTGAGGCCCGGGTACTGCTTGATCAGCGCCTTGGTGTGCTGGCGGTGGGCCATCGAGTGCTGGCCTTCCTGCCGGGTGAAGGCGTCGGCCTCGGCGGCCACCACGGGATCGGTGATCCGCGGCATCACCTCGGGGACCATCGCGCCGATCATCTTCTCGAACGCCACCGCGAGGAACGAGACGGCGTTGGCCATCGACGAGAACGCGGGGTTGTCCTCGTTCCAGCAGAACGGAACCGGCGATTCGGCGAACGCGAAACGCATCTTGCGGACGATCAGCTCGGACATCGACGCCCCTCTGTAATCATACAAACACTACGATCTCTGTATGTTTGTATGTTCAGGCGCTGCTCGTCAAGCGTGCGCGCTACCCTGCAGGCCCATGGCCCGTAGAAGAGGGTGGAACGGTAGCCCGCCCGCCGACGACGAGGAGGCCTCCCGGCGCATCGTCGAGGCGGCGGTGGGGCTGCTGGCCCAGACTGGAACCGCGATCAGCATCTCGGATGTCGCCGCCTCACTCGGCGTCATCCGCCAGACCGTGTACCGCTACTACCCGACCGCCGACGCGCTGATGCGGGCAGCGGCGATCGCCTCGGTCGACGACTTCCTCGATCGCCTGGCCGAAGCCGTCCGCGGCATCGAGGATCCCGCCGAGGCGATGACCGAGGGCGTGCTGTACGTGCTCGACGAGGTGGCGCGGACCCCGCATCTGGGCATCCTGCTGTCCGAGCCCTACGTCAACACCCACTCCGGGGAAGTCGCCTCCGACGAGGCGCGGGCGATCGGCATGCGGATGGTCAACCGCTTCGACGTCGACTGGGTCGACCACGGTTACGACGACGCGGCGCTGGTGGACCTCGTGGAGTTCACGCTGCGCACCATGCTGTCGTTCTTCGTGGCGCCCAATCCGCCGTCGCGTTCCCGCGACGATCTCCGCCGCTTCGTGCACCGCTGGCTGGGTGGGGCCATCATGGCCCAGAACCGCCTCTGAGCTGCGCATTGACTGTTCCCGAAACCGGGGCCGGTACGCTGTCCGCCGTGACTGAGCGGACCCTGGTTCTGATCAAGCCCGACGGCGTGCAACGGCGCCTGGTCGGGGAAATTCTCGGCCGGATCGAGCGCAAGGGTCTGACCCTCGCCGCGCTCGAACTGAAGACCGTCGACGACGAACTGGCCCGGCGGCACTACGCCGAGCACGAGGGCAAGCCGTTCTTCGGTTCGCTGCTGGAATTCATCACCTCGGGCCCCGTGGTCGCCGCGATCGTCGAGGGTCCGCGCGCGATCGCCGCATTCCGTCAGATCGCCGGCGGCACCGATCCGGTGGAGAAGGCCACACCCGGCACCATCCGCGCCGACCTGGCCCTGGTCACCCAGGACAACCTGGTGCACGGCTCCGATTCGCCGGAGTCCGCGGCCCGCGAAATCGACCTCTGGTTCCCCGGCCGCTGACGTTTGTTTGCGGCGCCTGGTCGGTGGGCGCCGCGTCGTGTGGGATACTGGTCGCGGGTAGCCGGACTTCAACCAGAGTTCGTCGCCCGAATGAAGACTTCGACGTGCGCGACCACCGCGACCGCGGTGCGGCGCCGACCGTCCAGCCGTCATTCAGCCAGGCACTGAGTGGGTTCTGACCTGGGGCCGCTCGGAGCGAGACCACAACAAACCCGGGGAAGTCTCACCGGGTACAACAGCGGAAGCCCTCGCGTGGCCGCGTCGTACGACGCGCCCGGGGGCTTGAGGAGAATACGTGGCCGACAGTGAAAATACTCAAGCCCAAGACTCGCCGGACTCTTCAGAAGAGGCTTCGCCTCGCGAAAGACTTCCCGAACGCCTGAGGGTGCACTCACTGGCCCGGGTGCTGGGCACCACCAGCCGGCGGGTCCTCGACGCACTGGCCGAACTCGACGGCCGCGCTCGCAGCGCGCACTCGACCGTCGACAAGACCGAGGCCGAGCGGGTCCGCGAAGTGCTCGCCGGCAGCGACGGGGACGCCCCCGTCGAAGCCCCGGCGCCCGCGGAGATCGCCGAGTCGGTCGCCGATGCCCCCGAGGTGGTCATCGAGACGGTCGAGTCGGTCGAGGTCACGATCGACGTGGCTCCCGTCGATGACACGCCGGACGTGCCGGAACCCGAGGACGAGCCGGAATCGCGGACGATCCTCGAGACGGCCCCCGTCGAGCGGGCGGACTACCTGCCGCTGTTTGTCGCACCCCAGCCGGTGCGGTTCGAGCCCGCCGACGAGGACGACGACGAAGACGAGGACGACGACGTCGCCGCGTCGGCCGACAGCGAGGACGACGACGAGGACGACCAGTCGGAGCGGCCCGCCGCGCGGCGCCGCCGGCGGGGACGCCGCGGCCGGGGCCGGGGGCGCGGCGAACAGAGCGACGACAACGGGGAGCCCGACGCCGCCGAGGGCACCGAGACGAAGACCGACGGGCAGGCCGACTCCGATCAGGACACCGGCGACGACTCCGACGAGGACGGCGACGAGGACACCTCGGGTGGCGACGGCAGTTCGCGGAGGCGTCGCCGCCGGCGTCGGCGCAAGTCCGGCGCGTCGGACGACTCCGACAACGGTTCACCCGACGACCCGCCGAACACCGTCGTGCACGAACGCCCGCCGCGTGAGCGGGGTGGCAAGTCCGGCGACAGCGACGACAACGAGATCCAGGGCATCAGCGGCTCGACCCGGCTGGAAGCCAAGCGGCAGCGCCGTCGCGACGGTCGGGACGCCGGACGCCGCCGCCCGCCGATCCTGTCCGAGGCCGAGTTCCTCGCCCGCCGCGAGGCCGTCGAACGCGTCATGGTGGTGCGCGACAAGGTCCGCACCGAACCGCCCCACGAGGGTGCGCGCTACACCCAGATCGCGGTGCTCGAGGACGGGGTCGTCGTCGAACACTTCGTGACGTCGCCGGCCTCGGCGTCCCTGGTCGGCAACATCTACCTGGGCATCGTGCAGAACGTGCTCCCGTCGATGGAGGCCGCGTTCGTCGACATCGGTCGCGGTCGCAACGGCGTGCTCTACGCCGGTGAGGTGAACTGGGAGGCCGCGGGTCTCGGCGGGCAGAACCGCAAGATCGAGCAGGCGCTCAAACCCGGCGACTACGTCGTCGTGCAGGTCAGCAAGGATCCGGTCGGGCACAAGGGTGCCCGCCTGACCACGCAGGTGTCGCTGGCCGGCCGTTACCTGGTGTACGTGCCGGGTGCGTCGTCGACCGGGATCAGCCGCAAGCTGCCCGACACCGAGCGGCAACGGCTCAAGGAGATCCTGCGCGAAGTGGTGCCCGCCGACGCCGGGGTGATCATCCGCACCGCGTCGGAGGGCGTGAAGGAAGACGACATCCGCTCCGACGTGAACCGGTTGCAGGAGCGCTGGACACAGATCGAGGCCAAGGCCGCCGAGATCACCGCGAAGAAGGCCGGCGCCGCCGTCGCGCTCTACGAAGAGCCCGACGTGCTGGTGAAGGTGATCCGCGACCTGTTCAACGAGGATTTCTCCGGGCTGATCGTCTCGGGTGACGAGGCGTGGAACACCATCAACTCCTACGTCGAGTCCGTGGCGCCCGACCTGATGCCGCGGCTGACCAAGTACGAACCGGCAGGCAACCCCAACGGCGAGGGTCCGGATGTGTTCGCCGTGCACCGCATCGACGAACAACTCGCCAAGGCCATGGACCGCAAGGTGTGGCTGCCGTCGGGCGGGACGCTGGTCATCGACCGCACCGAGGCGATGACCGTCGTCGACGTCAACACCGGCAAGTTCACCGGGTCGGGCGGCAACCTCGAGCAGACGGTCACCCGCAACAATCTCGAGGCGGCCGAGGAGATCGTGCGCCAACTGCGGTTGCGCGACATCGGCGGCATCATCGTCATCGACTTCATCGACATGGTGCTCGAGTCGAACCGCGATCTGGTGTTGCGGCGGCTGACCGAGGCGCTGGCCCGTGACCGCACCCGCCACCAGGTGTCCGAGGTGACCTCGCTGGGTCTGGTGCAGCTGACGCGTAAGCGGCTGGGCACCGGGCTGATCGAGGCCTTCTCCACCCCGTGTCCGCACTGTGCGGGGCGCGGCATCGTGCTGCACGGCGATCCGATCGACAACGCCTCGGGTAACGGGCGCAAGTCCGAGCCGGGGACGGGCAGGCGCAGCAAGCGCGGCAAGAAGGGCGGTAAGCCCGAGGAGGCGCCCGCGGCCGTGCCGGTGATCAAGGTGCCGCCGCACCCCGCCGGTGAGCACCCGATGTTCAAGGCGATGGCCGCCGCGAACGGCCGCGACGACGAGTCCGAGGACGAGTCCGACGAGTCGGCCGATGAGCAGTCCGGTGCGCGCGAGGACGACACCGCCGAGAAGGTGCACGAGGCCGTCGGTGAAGAACTCGACGACGAGGACTTCGAGGACGCGGAGGACGCGGAGGACTCCGACGATTCCGATGAGGACGAGGACGAGGATTCCGACGACTCCGATGAGGACGAGATCGACCTCGACAACGACGACGACGAAGAGGACGACGACATCGAGGTCCTCGACGACGAGGATTCCGACGAGGACGAGGATTCCGACGAGGACGAGGATTCCGACGAGGATTCCGATGAAGACTCCGATGAGGACTCCGATGACGAGGACGAACCCGAGGTGATCGCGGTCCCGGTGCGGCGTCCGCGCCGACGCGCTGCCGCACGTCCGGCGGGTCCGCCCAGCAGCGAGTAGGCGGTTTGACCCTTTACCTGCTGGTCACGTACCCTTGACCAGTTGCCGCCAGGCTGACTGCCGGCGGCGGCGGGATCGAATCGACACCCGCACCCAGACCCGCGCACGCAGCCCCCGGGCAACGCAGTGCGCGCACCGGCTACGGAAGAGGACTAGGACACGATGGCGAGCTACGCAATCGTCAAGACCGGCGGCAAGCAGTACAAGGTCGCCGTTGGTGACGTGGTCAAGGTCGAGAAGCTCGACTCCGAGCCGGGCGCGTCGGTGTCGCTGCCGGTCGCCCTGGTCGTCGACGGTGCCAATGTCACCAGCAAGGCCGAGGATCTGGCCAAGGTCGCCGTCACCGGCGAGGTGCTCGAGCACACCAAGGGCCCGAAGATCCGGATTCACAAGTTCAAGAACAAGACCGGCTACCACAAGCGTCAGGGTCACCGTCAGCAGTTGACGGTCCTGAAGGTCACCGGCATCAAGTAACTGGAGGCGATGACATGGCACACAAGAAGGGCGCGTCCAGCTCGCGCAACGGTCGTGATTCCGCCGCCCAGCGGCTCGGTGTGAAGCGCTTCGGCGGTCAGGTTGTCAAGGCCGGCGAGATCATCGTGCGCCAGCGCGGCACCCACTTCCATCCGGGCGTCAACGTCGGCCGTGGCGGCGACGACACGCTGTTCGCCACTGCCCCCGGCTCCGTCGAATTCGGCAGCCGTCGCGGTCGCAAGACCGTCAACATCGTTCCGGTCGCCCGACCGGAGGCCTGATCCCGGCGCCGAGATCGACGTTTGTGCGCCGGCTTCTCGCAAGTTAGCGCCCATCTGTTCATTCGGCGAAGGAGTGATCGACTATGCCCCGCTTCGTCGACCGTGTCGTGATCCACGCGCGGGCCGGCAACGGCGGCAACGGCTGCGCGTCGGTGCACCGCGAGAAGTTCAAACCACTCGGCGGTCCCGACGGCGGTAACGGCGGTCGCGGCGGCAGCATCGTGCTGGTCGTCGATCCGCAGGTGCACACACTGCTCGACTTCCACTTCCACCCGCATGTCGTGGCGCCCTCCGGCAAGCAGGGCGCAGGCAGCAATCGTGACGGTGCGGCCGGTGCCGACCTCGAGGTCAGGGTGCCCGACGGCACCGTCGTCCTCGACGAAGAAGGTCGAGTGCTGGCCGACCTCGTCGGCGCGGGCACCCGGTTCGAAGCCGCGGCGGGTGGTCGCGGCGGCCTCGGCAACGCCGCGCTGGCCTCCCGCTCCCGCAGGGCCCCCGGCTTCGCGCTGCTCGGCGAGAAGGGGCAGGTCCGCGAGCTCACCCTCGAGCTGAAGACGGTCGCCGACGTCGGGCTGATCGGGTTCCCGTCGGCGGGCAAATCCTCACTGGTGTCCACGATCTCGGCGGCCAAACCGAAGATCGCCGACTACCCCTTCACCACGCTGGTGCCCAACCTCGGGGTCGTCTCGGCCGGTGACCACACCTTCACGGTCGCCGACGTGCCCGGATTGATCCCCGGCGCTTCCGAAGGGCGCGGGTTGGGCCTGGAATTCCTCCGCCACATCGAACGCTGCGCCGTGCTGGTGCACGTCGTCGACTGCGCGACGATGGAACCCGGCCGCGACCCGATCTCCGACATCGAGGCGCTCGAAGCCGAACTGGCCGCCTATCGCCCGACACTGCAGGGTGATTCGACGCTCGGCGACCTCGCCGAACGTCCGCGCGCGGTGGTACTCAACAAGATCGACGTGCCCGACGCCCGCGAACTGGCCGACTTCGTCCGCGACGAGGTGGCCGAGCGGTTCGGCTGGCCGGTGTTCGAGGTCTCCACGGTGGCGCGAGAAGGTCTGCGGCCGTTCATCTTCGCGCTGTGGGACATGGTCCGCACCTACCGCGAGGCCCAACCGCCCGTCGTCCCGCGCCGCCCGATCATCCGGCCCATCGCCGTCGACGAGACCGGGTTCTCCGTGCACCCCGACGGACAGGGCGGGTTCGTGGTGCGCGGCACGCGGCCCGAACGCTGGATCAACCAAACCGATTTCGACAACGACGAGGCGGTCGGCTACCTCGGTGACCGGTTGGCCCGCCTCGGCGTCGAAGAGGAGCTGCTGCGGCTCGGCGCGCGTCCCGGCTGTGCGGTGACCATCGGGGACATGACGTTCGACTGGGAGCCCCAGACGCCCGCCGGGGTGGACGTGCAGATGTCCGGCCGCGGCACCGACACCCGCCTCGAGCAGACCGACCGCGTCTCGGCGGCCGAGCGCAAGATCGCCCGGCGGGAGCGTCGGCAGTCCACCGACGAGCCCGGCGGTGAGGAATGACCGAGGCCGCCACCCGTCCGTCCGTGCACCGCGAGGCCGTCCGCACCGCGCGCAGTGTCGTCGTCAAGATCGGCACCACCGCGCTGACCACGCCGACCGGCGTATTCGACGCCAACCGGCTGGCCACGCTGGTCGAGGCGATCGAGAAGCGGATGAAGGCGGGCTCCGACGTCGTCATCGTGTCGTCCGGCGCCATCGCGGCCGGTATCGAACCGTTGCGGCTGTCCAAGCGGCCGACCGATCTGGCCACCAAACAGGCCGCCGCCAGCGTCGGGCAGGTCGCGCTGATCAACTCGTGGAACACCGCCTTCGCCCGGTATGAGCGCACCGTCGGACAGGTGCTGCTCACCGCCCACGACATCTCGATGCGCGTGCAGCACACCAACGCCGCCCGCACCCTCGACCGGTTGCGCGCACTGCACGCCGTGGCGATCGTCAACGAGAACGACACGGTCGCGACCAACGAGATCCGGTTCGGCGACAACGACCGGCTCTCGGCACTGGTGGCGCATCTGGTGGGGGCGGATGCGCTCGTGCTGCTCTCCGATATCGACGGCCTCTACGACGGCGATCCGCGGAAAGCGGGCCCGGACAACCCGGCCCGCTTCATCGCCGAGGTCAACGGAGCCGACGACCTCGACGGGGTGGTGGCCGGGCGCGGCAGCCACCTCGGCACCGGCGGTATGGCGTCGAAGTTGTCGTCGGCGCTGCTGGCCGCAGATGCCGGTGTTCCGGTGCTGCTGGCCGCCGCCGCCGACGCTGCCACCGCACTGTCGGATGCGTCGGTCGGCACGGTGTTCGCCCCTCGCGCGGAGCGGATGTCGGCGCGGCGCTTCTGGGTGCGGTACGCCGCCGAGTCCACAGGTGCGTTGACCCTCGACGAGGGTGCGGTCAATGCCGTTGTGCGGCAACGGCGTTCGCTGCTGCCCGCGGGTATCACCGGGGTGTCGGGACGGTTCTACGGCGGCGACGTCGTGGAGTTGCGCGCACCCGATGCGACCATGGTCGCCCGTGGCGTGGTGGCCTACGACGCGACCGAACTGGCCACCATGCTGGGCCGTTCGACGTCGGACCTACCCGCCGACATGCGCAGGCCGGCCGTCCACGCCGACGACCTCGTCGCCGTCTGAGCGCACGGCGTTCAGCAGCGCCTTCACCCGCCGGGCCCGGCGACGCGCGGCATCGAGGACGTCGTCGTCGGCGGGGCGGATCTCCACGCCGTGCGCTTCGGCCGTCGCGGTGAGGGCTTTGCGCACCGCCGGGTCGGCGAGCAGCACGGTGGCCAGCATCCCCGGGGTGAGCGTCCGCTCCCGCAGCAACCCGCGGTAGTGCACCTCGGCGGGGATCGCCACGTCCAAGGCGCCGCGGAACACACCGTCAGCGGTGGCGACGATCACCGTGAGCGCCGCCTGCGAGGCGGCGCTGAGCGCGAGGCCGCGGAACGGGAACCAGGGCACCGGCAGTTTGTCGATCTGCTTGTCGAGGGCACCGGAGAGCAGATAGCCGGCCAGCTTGTGTGTCTCGATCTCCTTGACGTCCGACCACTGCACGCCGTCGCCGTCGAACTCCACTTCGTCACCGCTGATGGCCAGGCCGCCGAAGTGGTTCAGCAGCCGCAGCAGGCCGCGCAGCGGTTCGGGGGCCGGAACCAGCCTGGCGAGGGCGTCGCCGAGCCCCACGGCCCAGCGTCCGTCGATCGCGCCGGGTGCGGGCCGTAGACCGAATACAGAGAGCACCTCGCCATCTAATGCCATCTACGCCGATGAGGCGAATGCGGGCAGCTCGTCGGCCAGCAGCGCCAGCATCGGCGAACAACCGTTGTCGAGTTTCACCGTCGCGAGATCGTCACCACGGGTGGGCCCCCGGTTGATGATCGCGACCGGCATCCCATGCGCGGCGGCGTGCCGGACGAACCGGTAGCCGGAGAACACCGTCAACGAGGAGCCGGCGACCAGCAGCACGTCCGCGTCGTCGACCATCGCGAAGGCCTGCTCGACGCGGGGTTTGGGCACGCTCTCACCGAAGTACACGATGTCGGGTTTGAGCATGCCGCCGCAGGCCGGACAGTCGACGATGCGGAAGCGGTCGGTGTCGCCGATGATCGCGTCGGCGTCCGGGGCGACCGCGATGCCGCCGACCCGTTCGGCGCGTTCGAGGAATCCGGGGTTGGCCGCCTCGAGCATCTCGGCGAGATCGGCCCGCGACATCGTGTACCCGCAGTCGAGGCAGATCACCCGGGCGTAGGTGCCGTGCAGGTCGACGACGTTGCGGCTGCCGGCCTTGGTGTGCAGCAGGTCGACGTTCTGCGTGACGACCCCGAGGACCACCCCGGTGCGTTCCATTGCGGCCAGCGCGCGGTGTCCGGCGTTGGGCAGGGTGGCCGCCATGTGCCGCCAGCCGACGTGATTGCGCGCCCAGTACCGCTGCCGGAACGCCGGGTCGGACGTGAACTGCCGGATGGTCATGGGATTGCTCGGCGGCGAGTCCGGCCCGCGGTAGTCGGGGATACCCGAGTCGGTCGACATCCCGGCCCCGGTGAGTACCGCGACGCGGCGGCCCGCCAGCAGCGCGACCAGTTCCGGTGATTCCACCTCATCCAGACTAAACGTCAGTCCAGACAATCGGCGGCGGCGATCAGTTCGGCGCTCATGTTCTGCTCCATCATCCGCAGCGCCGCCTCGCCGAGTTCCGCGTCGATGTGGGCCACCCCGTCGCGGGGGACGACCACCGGGAAGTGCCGGACATAGGCGTCGAGTGCGGTGTAGAGGATGCACTGTTCGGTCACCTGCCCGGTCAGCACGACGCGCTCCGGTCGGAGTTGGTTGAGCAGGTAGGCCAGCGATGTGGCGTAGAACGCACTGTGGCGCACTTTGGTCATGACCCGGCAACCCTGTTGCGGCACGATCGGTTTGACGAGGTCGGGGCGCTCGCCGTCGAGCGCGGAGCGCACGATGTCGCTGAACTCGGCGGTGAAGTCACCGTAGTTGTCGTTGACGTAGATGAGGTCCACGTCGTCCCTGGAGCGGGCGTCGGAGATGAGTTTCGCCAACGGATCGATGATCCTTTCGACGTTCGGCGTCAGTTTCTCGGCGTCCGGATGGTCGTAGGTATTCATCATGTCGATGATCAGCACCGCGGTCTTGGTCATGTCGCTTGCATACCCCGCGACCAATGCGGGCAACAATGTGGCATGGATTTTTACTCGGCGTACCGTCACGGCTTCGCGCGGATCGCCGCGTGCACGCACCACACGTCCATCGCGGACCCCAAGGGCAACGCCGAGTCCGTACTGCGGATGGCGCGTGACTGTCATGACGACAACGCGGCGCTGGCCGTGTTCCCCGAACTGACGCTGACGGGTTATTCGATCGAGGACATCGTCATGCAGGACGGGTTGCTCGAGGCGGTCGAAGCCGCCCTGCTGCAGGTGGTGACGGCGTCGGCGGAGCTGCTGCCGGTTCTCGTGGTGGGTGCGCCACTGCGTTACCGCCACCGGGTCTACAACACCGCGGTGGTCATTCACCGCGGGCAGGTCCTCGGCGTGGTCCCGAAGTCCTACATCCCCAATTACCGTGAGTTCTACGAGAATCGCCAGATCGCCGCCGGCGACGAGGAGCGCGGTGAGATCCGGGTCGGAGGGCAGGAGGTGCCGTTCGGTCCGGATCTGCTGTTCGAGGCGACCGATGTCCCCGGTTTCGTGCTGCACGTCGAGATCTGCGAGGACATGTGGGTTCCGGTGCCCCCGAGCGCCGAGGCGGCGCTGGCCGGGGCGACGGTGCTGGCCAACCTGTCCGGCAGCCCGATCACCATCGGCCGGTCCGAGGACCGGTGCCTGTTGGCGCGTTCGGCGTCGTCGCGGTGTCTGGCCGCCTACGTCTACGCCGCCGCGGGAGAAGGGGAATCCACGACCGATCTGGCCTGGGACGGGCAGACGATGATCTGGGAGAACGGGTCGTGCCTGGCGCAGTCCGAGCGATTCCCCAAGGGTGAACGCCGCTCGATCGCCGATGTCGACCTCCAGCTGCTCCGCAACGAACGACTGCGCATGGGTACTTTCGACGACAACCGCCGCCACCATCTGATCGACGAGGACTCCTTCCGCCGCATCGAGTTCACGCTCGACCCGCCGACCGGCGACATCGGTCTGTATCGCGAGGTGGAGCGGTTCCCGTTCGTACCCGCGGATCCCGCCCGGCTGGAACAGGACTGC
Protein-coding sequences here:
- a CDS encoding Rne/Rng family ribonuclease gives rise to the protein MADSENTQAQDSPDSSEEASPRERLPERLRVHSLARVLGTTSRRVLDALAELDGRARSAHSTVDKTEAERVREVLAGSDGDAPVEAPAPAEIAESVADAPEVVIETVESVEVTIDVAPVDDTPDVPEPEDEPESRTILETAPVERADYLPLFVAPQPVRFEPADEDDDEDEDDDVAASADSEDDDEDDQSERPAARRRRRGRRGRGRGRGEQSDDNGEPDAAEGTETKTDGQADSDQDTGDDSDEDGDEDTSGGDGSSRRRRRRRRRKSGASDDSDNGSPDDPPNTVVHERPPRERGGKSGDSDDNEIQGISGSTRLEAKRQRRRDGRDAGRRRPPILSEAEFLARREAVERVMVVRDKVRTEPPHEGARYTQIAVLEDGVVVEHFVTSPASASLVGNIYLGIVQNVLPSMEAAFVDIGRGRNGVLYAGEVNWEAAGLGGQNRKIEQALKPGDYVVVQVSKDPVGHKGARLTTQVSLAGRYLVYVPGASSTGISRKLPDTERQRLKEILREVVPADAGVIIRTASEGVKEDDIRSDVNRLQERWTQIEAKAAEITAKKAGAAVALYEEPDVLVKVIRDLFNEDFSGLIVSGDEAWNTINSYVESVAPDLMPRLTKYEPAGNPNGEGPDVFAVHRIDEQLAKAMDRKVWLPSGGTLVIDRTEAMTVVDVNTGKFTGSGGNLEQTVTRNNLEAAEEIVRQLRLRDIGGIIVIDFIDMVLESNRDLVLRRLTEALARDRTRHQVSEVTSLGLVQLTRKRLGTGLIEAFSTPCPHCAGRGIVLHGDPIDNASGNGRKSEPGTGRRSKRGKKGGKPEEAPAAVPVIKVPPHPAGEHPMFKAMAAANGRDDESEDESDESADEQSGAREDDTAEKVHEAVGEELDDEDFEDAEDAEDSDDSDEDEDEDSDDSDEDEIDLDNDDDEEDDDIEVLDDEDSDEDEDSDEDEDSDEDSDEDSDEDSDDEDEPEVIAVPVRRPRRRAAARPAGPPSSE
- a CDS encoding cysteine hydrolase family protein — translated: MTKTAVLIIDMMNTYDHPDAEKLTPNVERIIDPLAKLISDARSRDDVDLIYVNDNYGDFTAEFSDIVRSALDGERPDLVKPIVPQQGCRVMTKVRHSAFYATSLAYLLNQLRPERVVLTGQVTEQCILYTALDAYVRHFPVVVPRDGVAHIDAELGEAALRMMEQNMSAELIAAADCLD
- a CDS encoding TetR/AcrR family transcriptional regulator encodes the protein MARRRGWNGSPPADDEEASRRIVEAAVGLLAQTGTAISISDVAASLGVIRQTVYRYYPTADALMRAAAIASVDDFLDRLAEAVRGIEDPAEAMTEGVLYVLDEVARTPHLGILLSEPYVNTHSGEVASDEARAIGMRMVNRFDVDWVDHGYDDAALVDLVEFTLRTMLSFFVAPNPPSRSRDDLRRFVHRWLGGAIMAQNRL
- the rplU gene encoding 50S ribosomal protein L21 — translated: MASYAIVKTGGKQYKVAVGDVVKVEKLDSEPGASVSLPVALVVDGANVTSKAEDLAKVAVTGEVLEHTKGPKIRIHKFKNKTGYHKRQGHRQQLTVLKVTGIK
- the ndk gene encoding nucleoside-diphosphate kinase, encoding MTERTLVLIKPDGVQRRLVGEILGRIERKGLTLAALELKTVDDELARRHYAEHEGKPFFGSLLEFITSGPVVAAIVEGPRAIAAFRQIAGGTDPVEKATPGTIRADLALVTQDNLVHGSDSPESAAREIDLWFPGR
- the rpmA gene encoding 50S ribosomal protein L27, encoding MAHKKGASSSRNGRDSAAQRLGVKRFGGQVVKAGEIIVRQRGTHFHPGVNVGRGGDDTLFATAPGSVEFGSRRGRKTVNIVPVARPEA
- a CDS encoding NAD-dependent protein deacetylase, with protein sequence MESPELVALLAGRRVAVLTGAGMSTDSGIPDYRGPDSPPSNPMTIRQFTSDPAFRQRYWARNHVGWRHMAATLPNAGHRALAAMERTGVVLGVVTQNVDLLHTKAGSRNVVDLHGTYARVICLDCGYTMSRADLAEMLEAANPGFLERAERVGGIAVAPDADAIIGDTDRFRIVDCPACGGMLKPDIVYFGESVPKPRVEQAFAMVDDADVLLVAGSSLTVFSGYRFVRHAAAHGMPVAIINRGPTRGDDLATVKLDNGCSPMLALLADELPAFASSA
- the proB gene encoding glutamate 5-kinase encodes the protein MTEAATRPSVHREAVRTARSVVVKIGTTALTTPTGVFDANRLATLVEAIEKRMKAGSDVVIVSSGAIAAGIEPLRLSKRPTDLATKQAAASVGQVALINSWNTAFARYERTVGQVLLTAHDISMRVQHTNAARTLDRLRALHAVAIVNENDTVATNEIRFGDNDRLSALVAHLVGADALVLLSDIDGLYDGDPRKAGPDNPARFIAEVNGADDLDGVVAGRGSHLGTGGMASKLSSALLAADAGVPVLLAAAADAATALSDASVGTVFAPRAERMSARRFWVRYAAESTGALTLDEGAVNAVVRQRRSLLPAGITGVSGRFYGGDVVELRAPDATMVARGVVAYDATELATMLGRSTSDLPADMRRPAVHADDLVAV
- a CDS encoding metal-dependent hydrolase; this translates as MSELIVRKMRFAFAESPVPFCWNEDNPAFSSMANAVSFLAVAFEKMIGAMVPEVMPRITDPVVAAEADAFTRQEGQHSMAHRQHTKALIKQYPGLKQTLDEVIASYDDLTANTPLEYRLAYTADLEATFTPAFKLMLDNDATLFAPGDDRVASLFLWHFVEEVEHRSSALTIYDAVVASPWYRMRVAPSVFAHVWAALKIACAGFNVHVPLEDRRIDAISMFGMQARKKALLQRLPLVTAPYDGPVANAFARLPKREMLTALTGVVRSQIPGHDPAQEALPDLAQKWFDRYDAGYEVTRWYTAATNESDAHV
- the obgE gene encoding GTPase ObgE, with protein sequence MPRFVDRVVIHARAGNGGNGCASVHREKFKPLGGPDGGNGGRGGSIVLVVDPQVHTLLDFHFHPHVVAPSGKQGAGSNRDGAAGADLEVRVPDGTVVLDEEGRVLADLVGAGTRFEAAAGGRGGLGNAALASRSRRAPGFALLGEKGQVRELTLELKTVADVGLIGFPSAGKSSLVSTISAAKPKIADYPFTTLVPNLGVVSAGDHTFTVADVPGLIPGASEGRGLGLEFLRHIERCAVLVHVVDCATMEPGRDPISDIEALEAELAAYRPTLQGDSTLGDLAERPRAVVLNKIDVPDARELADFVRDEVAERFGWPVFEVSTVAREGLRPFIFALWDMVRTYREAQPPVVPRRPIIRPIAVDETGFSVHPDGQGGFVVRGTRPERWINQTDFDNDEAVGYLGDRLARLGVEEELLRLGARPGCAVTIGDMTFDWEPQTPAGVDVQMSGRGTDTRLEQTDRVSAAERKIARRERRQSTDEPGGEE